Proteins encoded by one window of Lepeophtheirus salmonis chromosome 3, UVic_Lsal_1.4, whole genome shotgun sequence:
- the Srp72 gene encoding signal recognition particle subunit SRP72 codes for MKENPTEKDRLGSLYGDLAKYGSLGEYEKALSTAHKILNLNPDEYEAYMSVIVALIRLERFEDALKFMDSQERKYGELIFHKSYVFYRLNRPNEALESLKKEKKPDLKCKELEAQILYRLERYAEALSVYESMDITKEDEFISEREANICAVKVFNSPGSVSKRESDDSYELIYNKGCCYIADDKYSEAEKCLKKAESMCKALLKEEYEDIDEDELQKETGIINVQMGFALQLQGKVKEAQVLYNQVLKTKPSDIGLVAVASNNLITLNKDQNIFDSRKRIKAATVEGLEHKLTSSQRRSIAYNSALLAMYTNQIEACKVLIEELDNNFGLKNDDEKDLILAGVLSRSGKYDEAIKILMSTSVLKLDRLLISVQLLLEKKDFKGAIKLLEEKAPEEIKYKTGMLSSMVVLYGAINDRSSAAKLLKLAVAYNSKNKKSDKDMSIVWKKTAEFHLCGGELTVAAQSLEELLKTNPNDHILLAQLVLAYAEFDLNKALQTSKKLPEFKEVTLDVNALESTAFFGGNKKVPKVGGLPSPVAKKENVDLVKKRKHKKKKKKLPKNYDPNVEPDPERWIPKKERIAYRKHLKRERRNKGEKFTGAQGTAQGQSDNFDYSSKKATPKSPATQVTPQPSVGPRQQQRRHQQQKKKKKKGF; via the exons ATGAAGGAGAATCCAACGGAAAAGGATCGATTGGGGAGTCTCTATGGGGATTTGGCCAAGTATGGTTCTCTTGGAGAATATGAAAAAGCTCTTTCTACGGCTCATAAGATTCTCAACTTGAATCCGGATGAATACGAAGCTTACATGTCCGTCATTGTGGCGCTGATTCGTTTAGAACGCTTTGAAGATGCCCTCAAGTTTATGGATTCGCAGGAGAGGAAATATGGGGAACTTATTTTCCATAAGTCCTATGTCTTCTACCGACTCAATCGACCCAACGAGGCTCTGGAGTCGCTCAAAAAG gAGAAGAAACCAGATCTAAAGTGTAAGGAGCTGGAGGCTCAAATATTGTACCGACTTGAACGTTATGCAGAAGCACTCTCCGTCTATGAATCCATGGATATTACAAAAGAGgatgaatttatttctgaaAGGGAGGCCAACATTTGTGCTGTTAAGGTCTTTAATTCACCTGGATCTGTCTCTAAGAGAGAAAGTGATGACTCTTAtgaattgatttataataaGGGATGTTGTTACATTGCGGATGATAAGTATTCTGAGGCcgaaaaatgtcttaaaaaggCGGAGTCAATGTGTAAAGCATTATTAAAGGAGGAGTACGAGGATATTGATGAGGATGAGCTTCAAAAAGAAACGGGAATTATCAATGTTCAAATGGGATTTGCTCTCCAGTTGCAAGGGAAAGTTAAAGAGGCTCAGGTCTTGTATAATCAAGTTTTGAAAACTAAGCCTTCTGACATTGGTCTCGTAGCAGTTGCATCCAACAATCTTATTACCCTTAACAAGGATCAGAATATTTTCGACTCTCGTAAACGTATCAAAGCTGCTACAGTGGAAGGATTGGAGCATAAGCTTACTTCAAGTCAAAGGCGGTCCATTGCTTATAACTCTGCTTTGTTGGCAATGTATACTAATCAAATTGAGGCCTGTAAAGTTTTGATTGAAGAATTGGACAATAACTTTGGGCTAAAAAATGACGACGAAAAGGATTTAATTCTTGCAGGAGTATTATCGAGAAGTGGTAAATATGATGAAGCTATCAAAATTCTAATGAGTACTTCTGTGCTTAAATTGGATCGTCTCCTCATATCGGTGCAACTTCTTCTTGAAAAGAAAGACTTCAAAGGTGCCATTAAGCTTTTAGAAGAAAAGGCTCCAGAAGAGATCAAATATAAAACTGGTATGTTAAGCTCAATGGTAGTTTTATATGGGGCTATTAACGATCGATCATCTGCTGCGAAACTGTTAAAGTTAGCAGTTGCATATAATTCCAAGAATAAGAAATCTGACAAAGATATGTCGATCGTTTGGAAAAAAACTGCTGAATTTCATCTTTGTGGAGGAGAGCTTACTGTTGCTGCCCAATCGTTAGAAGAACTTCTTAAAACGAATCCTAATGATCATATATTGCTTGCTCAGTTAGTTTTAGCCTATGCtgaatttgatttgaataaggCCTTGCAAACATCTAAAAAGCTTCCAGAATTTAAAGAAGTAACTCTAGATGTCAATGCATTGGAGTCAACTGCCTTCTTTGGTGGTAACAAGAAAGTCCCTAAAGTTGGAGGACTTCCATCACCCGTTGCGAAGAAAGAAAATGTTGActtggtcaaaaaaagaaaacacaagaagaagaagaagaaacttcCAAAGAATTATGATCCTAATGTTGAGCCAGATCCAGAGCGTTGGATtcctaaaaaagaaagaatagcCTATCGTAAGCATTTAAAGAGGGAAAGAAGAAACAAAGGTGAAAAGTTTACTGGTGCTCAAGGAACTGCCCAAGGTCAAAGTGATAACTTTGATTACTCATCTAAGAAAGCTACTCCTAAGAGTCCTGCAACTCAAGTAACACCTCAACCTTCCGTCGGACCTCGGCAACAGCAAAGACGGCATCAAcagcaaaagaagaaaaagaagaaggggTTCTAA
- the LOC121114745 gene encoding poly(rC)-binding protein 3 encodes MSTTTTTTTTSSTSTTHDASSSSSSSSESSSSDKASSLFQHHHHGGTPNVSLTIRMVMNGKEVGSIIGKGGEIINSIREASGAKIHISDGSVPERIVTITGTTEAIYKSFKLICKKFEEDRDPKPPITLRLIVPASQCGSLIGKGGSKIKEMREISGASIQVASEMLPNSTERAVTVSGTKEAITQCILHVCCVMLETPPKGSTIPYHPKTANARNSTPMRDAAQSHPLASLLTPSLMAIASLLRHKAPVDDNNRNTTSFEMSIPNDSIGCIIGKGGSKIAEIRHLSNAMIRISKSSESDSEKERLITITGSPEAVSLAKSLINMALDLHKNDQGAALNLGLLLSKPETLTALTSLASLTSIGGSLLGNLVSNGSPNNGGGNMLVGQVTGAHRSRNSASGGSTSSSSGSRSSRNEDDRGRESKRSKFAPY; translated from the coding sequence ATgtccaccaccaccaccaccaccaccacatCATCCACATCCACCACTCATGACGCTTCATCCTCCTCGTCATCCTCATCGGAATCCTCCTCGTCCGACAAAGCTTCGTCCCTCTTCCAGCATCACCACCATGGAGGCACTCCAAACGTCTCTCTCACTATCCGCATGGTCATGAATGGAAAAGAAGTGGGCTCCATCATTGGAAAAGGAGGAGAAATTATCAATTCTATCCGCGAAGCATCCGGTGCAAAGATTCACATCTCAGATGGATCCGTGCCTGAACGGATTGTTACCATCACTGGTACCACAGAGGCCATCTACAAGTCTTTCAAACtcatttgtaaaaagtttgaagagGATCGAGATCCCAAGCCTCCCATCACACTACGACTCATTGTACCCGCTTCACAGTGTGGCTCTCTTATTGGAAAAGGCGGATCCAAGATTAAGGAAATGCGGGAAATAAGTGGAGCCTCCATTCAAGTGGCCTCAGAAATGCTCCCTAACTCGACGGAAAGGGCTGTTACAGTCTCAGGCACGAAGGAAGCCATCACGCAATGCATTCTTCATGTCTGTTGTGTTATGTTAGAAACTCCTCCGAAAGGCTCTACCATTCCCTACCATCCTAAAACCGCAAACGCAAGAAACTCAACGCCCATGCGAGACGCAGCGCAAAGCCATCCCCTAGCATCACTTCTTACTCCTTCTCTCATGGCGATCGCCTCTCTACTAAGGCACAAAGCTCCTGTAGATGACAATAATAGAAATACTACATCCTTCGAAATGTCGATTCCTAATGATTCCATCGGCTGTATCATCGGAAAAGGAGGCTCTAAAATAGCAGAAATTCGACACTTGTCTAACGCCATGATTCGGATTTCTAAAAGTAGTGAGTCCGATTCTGAGAAGGAGCGCCTTATTACAATTACTGGCAGTCCAGAAGCAGTCTCCTTAGCAAAATCTCTCATCAATATGGCTCTCGATCTTCACAAAAATGATCAGGGTGCCGCACTCAATTTGGGTTTACTACTCTCTAAACCCGAAACGCTAACAGCTCTTACAAGCTTGGCGTCTCTCACATCTATTGGAGGAAGTCTACTTGGTAATCTCGTATCCAATGGAAGTCCAAATAATGGTGGCGGGAATATGTTGGTGGGACAAGTTACGGGTGCGCATCGATCAAGAAATAGTGCAAGTGGAGGAAGTACTTCATCAAGCTCTGGATCTCGCAGCAGCAGGAACGAAGATGATCGTGGAAGGGAGTCAAAACGGTCTAAATTTGCTCCctattaa